In the genome of Mycosarcoma maydis chromosome 21, whole genome shotgun sequence, one region contains:
- a CDS encoding L-methionine (R)-S-oxide reductase (related to methionine-R-sulfoxide reductase) gives MVHADAAALPSYVVTKADFYDHLESSLISLIDPGTDWISALSNASSLVFNSMNRFPAWTSKRINWAGFYLLSPLLPSEIVSPKKRKHPTLLLGPFNGLPACQLIVSVPGKGVCADASAVLPPRVVRVADTDAYPGHIACDSLSKSEIVVPLVIPRTRLAHVHQNALQQQSPLNQATPVDGDDRSWAGRGDAQDIIIGVLDIDCESLDGFDQEDETRLRTIADLIVQRSAW, from the exons ATGGTGCA CGCCGATGCCGCGGCGCTTCCTTCGTACGTGGTCACGAAAGCCGACTTTTACGACCACCTCGAATcgtcgctcatctcgctcatcgaTCCAGGAACCGACTGGATCTCGGCGCTCTCGAATGCATCGTCGCTCGTCTTCAACTCGATGAATCGCTTCCCTGCATGGACGTCCAAACGGATCAACTGGGCAGGCTTCTATCTGCTGTCGCCTCTGCTCCCATCCGAGATCGTCTcgcccaagaagcgcaagcaccCGACGTTGTTGCTGGGTCCATTCAACGGCCTGCCTGCATGTCAGCTCATCGTTTCCGTGCCAGGCAAGGGTGTCTGCGCAGACGCTTCTGCTGTACTTCCGCCACGCGTGGTTCGTGTCGCCGACACAGACGCGTACCCAGGACACATTGCTTGCGACTCGCTCAGCAAAAGCGAGATTGTCGTCCCACTCGTCATCCCAAGAACCAGATTGGCTCACGTTCATCAAAATGCTTTGCAACAACAGAGCCCGCTCAACCAAGCAACACCggtcgatggcgatgacAGGTCTTGGGCAGGAAGAGGCGACGCCCAAGACATTATCATCGGCGTTCTCGATATCGACTGTGAATCACTCGACGGCTTCGACCAAGAGGACGAGACCAGGTTGCGCACTATTGCCGACTTGATCGTTCAACGCTCGGCCTGGTAG
- a CDS encoding putative urease has protein sequence MHLLPRERDKLLLHHAGSLAQKRLARGVRLNQTEATALIATVLQERIRDGEHSVAELMQHGKTLLGRCHVLPGVPELLHEVMVEGTFSDGSFLVTVHQPVCTETGDIQAALYSSFYPAPDVSVFLAQMQAETKALVGKAAAEEVLPGALVTKRGAQPIQLCPKRKRVAVKVTNTGDRPIQVGSHYPFLETNAALSFPRMLALGKRLDIAAGTAIRFEPGDSKTVTLVQVGGTKILAGGNNLAAGPLDEFLATSESQVALVKRIEAAGFANEPLPDMEDDSIPAPAPCELSRDAYASLYGPTVGDKVRLADSPLWLEVEKDFTVYGDELKFGGGKVLRDGMGQASGRADSAVLDIVIINALIVDWWGIVKADIGIRNGHIVAIGKAGNPAIMDGVDPNLVVGSCTEVIAGEKFIVTAGAIDAHVHYICPDLHEEALATGITTLIGGGTGPTAGSSATTCTPGQDQLRNMMIATDNVPLNFAFTGKGNDSGLAGLEDQIRAGCAGMKIHEDWGATPAVIDACLTACDKYDVQCNIHTDTLNESCFVEGTLAAFKGRTIHTYHSEGAGGGHAPDIIRVCGETNVLPSSTNPTRPYAKNTLDEHLDMLMVCHHLSKDIVEDVAFADSRIRAETVAAEDVLQDSGAISMISSDSQAMGRIGEVVSRTWRTASKMASLVGPLHEPGSDPQTKGVPHPSEAVSDNLRIKRYVAKYTINPALVHGCSHLIGSIEPGKLADLVFYLPSKFGICPEFVLKGGQVAWAQMGDANASIPTVQPIYGRPMHGSNTNAASHNSVLFVSQISVDQGTVRGYGVNKRIEGVKGCRTVSKKDMKLNTHTPDLKVDPETYEVTDGGRLLTVPPADELPLTQSLHLF, from the coding sequence ATGCACCTGCTTCCACGCGAACGAGACAAGCTCTTACTCCACCATGCCGGCTCCCTAGCCCAAAAACGTTTGGCTAGGGGCGTTCGCTTGAACCAGACCGAAGCTACGGCGCTGATCGCTACGGTACTACAGGAACGTATTCGAGATGGCGAACATTCGGTCGCAGAGCTAATGCAGCATGGGAAAACTTTGCTTGGTCGATGTCATGTGCTGCCGGGTGTACCCGAGTTGCTGCACGAGGTCATGGTTGAAGGTACCTTTTCAGATGGTTCATTCTTGGTGACGGTGCATCAACCAGTGTGCACGGAAACAGGCGATATTCAGGCTGCTCTCTACTCGAGCTTTTATCCTGCTCCGGATGTAAGCGTGTTCTTGGCCCAGATGCAAGCAGAAACGAAGGCGTTGGTTGGCAAGGCAGCTGCCGAAGAAGTGTTGCCAGGAGCGTTGGTCACCAAGAGAGGAGCACAACCGATCCAGCTCTGCCCCAAACGCAAGCGGGTCGCAGTCAAAGTGACCAACACGGGCGATCGTCCCATTCAAGTTGGCTCGCACTATCCTTTCCTCGAAACCAACGCTGCTCTTTCTTTCCCACGAATGCTGGCCTTGGGCAAGCGACTCGACATTGCCGCAGGTACAGCCATCCGTTTCGAGCCAGGTGATTCGAAAACCGTCACGCTGGTCCAAGTTGGAGGTACCAAGATCCTTGCTGGTGGTAACAACCTCGCGGCGGGCCCTCTTGATGAATTTCTGGCTACTTCCGAATCTCAAGTTGCCCTCGTCAAGCGTATCGAAGCGGCCGGATTCGCTAACGAGCCGCTCCCAGACATGGAAGATGACTCGATCCCGGCGCCAGCGCCCTGTGAGCTGTCGCGTGATGCCTACGCCTCTCTGTACGGCCCCACCGTGGGCGACAAGGTAAGACTCGCAGACAGCCCACTCTGGCTCGAAGTCGAGAAGGATTTCACTGTCTatggcgacgagctcaagttTGGAGGTGGCAAAGTGTTGCGTGATGGCATGGGTCAAGCATCGGGTCGTGCCGACAGTGCCGTGCTGGACATTGTTATCATCAACGCACTCATCGTCGATTGGTGGGGCATTGTCAAGGCGGATATCGGTATCAGGAACGGTCACATTGTGGCTATTGGCAAGGCGGGCAATCCGGCCATCATGGATGGCGTTGATCCCAACCTGGTCGTGGGTTCTTGTACCGAGGTAATTGCAGGCGAAAAGTTCATCGTGACAGCAGGAGCCATTGATGCACACGTGCACTACATCTGCCCAGATCTGCATGAGGAGGCACTCGCCACGGGCATCACCACCCTGATTGGCGGTGGAACAGGTCCTACAGCGGGATCGAGCGCAACGACGTGCACGCCAGGACAGGATCAGCTTCGCAACATGATGATCGCCACCGACAATGTTCCGCTCAACTTTGCCTTTACGGGTAAGGGCAATGACTCGGGTTTAGCCGGTTTGGAAGACCAGATCCGCGCTGGATGCGCCGGTATGAAGATCCACGAAGATTGGGGAGCGACGCCGGCTGTCATCGACGCATGCTTGACCGCCTGCGACAAGTACGACGTACAGTGCAACATCCATACCGACACGCTCAACGAATCGTGCTTCGTCGAAGGCACGCTTGCCGCTTTCAAGGGTCGAACCATTCATACGTACCACTCTGAGGGTGCCGGTGGAGGACACGCTCCAGACATCATCCGTGTTTGTGGAGAGACCAACGTGCTGCCATCTTCGACCAACCCGACGCGACCTTACGCAAAGaacacgctcgacgaaCATCTCGACATGCTGATGGTGTGCCATCATCTGTCAAAAGACATTGTCGAAGATGTGGCGTTTGCTGACTCAAGGATTCGCGCAGAGACGGTGGCTGCCGAGGACGTATTGCAGGACAGCGGTGCAATTTCTATGATCAGCTCCGACTCGCAGGCTATGGGCAGGATCGGTGAAGTGGTTTCGCGTACGTGGAGAACTGCTTCCAAGATGGCCAGTCTGGTCGGGCCGCTTCATGAACCAGGCTCTGATCCACAGACAAAGGGCGTGCCTCATCCGAGCGAGGCAGTATCGGACAACCTACGCATCAAGCGCTACGTGGCCAAATACACGATCAACCCTGCTCTTGTTCACGGCTGTTCGCATCTGATTGGCAGTATTGAACCCGGCAAACTGGCTGATCTTGTCTTCTACCTGCCCTCCAAATTTGGCATATGCCCTGAATTTGTGCTCAAGGGCGGGCAGGTAGCATGGGCACAGATGGGCGATGCCAACGCCTCCATCCCCACAGTGCAGCCTATCTACGGCAGACCGATGCACGGCTCAAACACCAATGCTGCATCGCACAACTCGGTGCTATTTGTTTCGCAGATCTCTGTCGATCAGGGTACCGTTAGGGGCTACGGAGTCAACAAGAGAATCGAGGGGGTCAAGGGGTGCAGGACGGTCAGCAAAAAGGATATGAAGCTGAACACCCACACACCTGATTTGAAGGTGGATCCAGAGACATACGAGGTCACGGACGGAGGTCGACTGTTGACCGTCCCTCCAGCTGACGAGTTGCCATTGACGCAGAGTCTGCACCTGTTCTAA
- a CDS encoding 60S ribosomal protein uL10 — translation MGGMPRATKEAWFEKLTELLEKYPSIFIVNIDNVSSQQMHQIRQSLRGKGVVLMGKNTMARRALRMLIGDNPDYERLLPHLKGNIGFVFTSGDLKDVRDVILSNRVAAPARAGAYAPADIFVKAGNTGMEPGKTSFFQALGVPTKIARGTIEIVSDVKVVDAGNRVGTSEATLLNMLNISPFTYGMTVVQIYDRGQCFESSVLDVSEDELVDRFVLGIKQVACISLALNYPTIASVMHSLVNGYKNLIAVSLATDYEFDGSKKAKEYLANPEAFAAAAPVAAAADSGAAAAVEEEKEEEKEESDDDMGFGLFD, via the coding sequence ATGGGTGGAATGCCTCGTGCTACCAAGGAGGCTTGGTTCGAGAAGCTCACTGAGCTCCTCGAGAAGTACCCGTCGATCTTCAtcgtcaacatcgacaATGTCAGCTCGCAGCAGATGCACCAGATCCGTCAGTCGCTCCGCGGCAAGGGTGTTGTCCTGATGGGCAAGAACACGATGGCGCGTCGTGCTCTCCGAATGCTGATCGGTGACAACCCGGACTACGAGCGTCTGCTTCCGCACCTCAAGGGCAACATTGGTTTCGTCTTCACCTCGGGCGACCTCAAGGATGTTCGTGACGTGATCCTCTCCAACCGTGtcgctgcgcctgctcgtGCCGGTGCGTACGCTCCTGCCGACATCTTCGTCAAGGCTGGTAACACTGGTATGGAGCCCGGTAAGACTTCGTTCTTCCAGGCGCTCGGTGTGCCCACCAAGATCGCTCGTGGTACGATCGAGATTGTTTCGGATGTCAAGGTGGTCGATGCCGGTAACCGTGTGGGTACTTCGGAGGCtacgctgctcaacatgctcaACATCTCGCCGTTCACGTACGGTATGACGGTGGTGCAGATCTACGACCGGGGCCAGTGCTTCGAGTCGTCGGTGCTCGACGTTTCTGAGGATGAGCTCGTGGACCGATTCGTGCTCGGTATCAAGCAGGTTGcttgcatctcgctcgcgcTCAACTACCCTACCATTGCCTCGGTCATGcactcgctcgtcaacggTTACAAGAACCTGATCgccgtctcgctcgctacCGACTACGAGTTCGACGGttccaagaaggccaaggagTACCTTGCCAACCCCGAGGCTTtcgctgccgctgcgcccgtcgctgccgccgctgaCTCCGgtgccgccgccgccgtcgaggaggagaaggaggaggagaaggaggagtCTGACGACGACATGGGCTTCGGTCTCTTCGACTAA
- a CDS encoding uncharacterized protein (related to homoserine O-acetyltransferase), producing the protein MPRPSVRLLTARLRCLAPSAPGHTGSTSVAPAPPHRRASLHTCVAVSSALPVHSRPEFSCVDANERRGHKLQHLAEKAKSALTSCSTRSASNASAASSVAFPCVDANEARQDRLRAQLSSSPQLSQQESSTQNEVDESGPEPSYTKVVSGYQVYHHAHTFKLDYGGELPEFDLAYETWGELNADRSNAILLHTGLSASSHAASTKSNPAKGWWEEFVGPNKPLDTNRFFVICTNVLGGCYGSTGPSSVHPLDESGAAYATRFPILSVFDMVRAQFLLLDHLQIDQLYASVGSSMGGMQSIAAAHLERDRVARLISISGCARSAPASIALRYAQRSVLMSDPNWNRGFYYGDGHLPPHTGMKLARQIATFTYRSGPEWEQRFGRARRVAAQAQHDEEMAPALCPDFLIETYLDHQGEQFCLKYDANSLIYISKAMDLFDMSDHALADLQRRRTRAHGEQYSNNLAIDTNASPAPRPRKRQHISTLSSPAAHAYVPALARGLARLSHIPTLVIGVQSDILFPVEQQREIAECLRLNGNDSVRYYELDAPHGHDSFLIDVPNVGGAIRGFLE; encoded by the coding sequence ATGCCGCGCCCATCGGTACGCCTCTTAACGGCGCGTCTCCGGTGTTTGGCCCCCAGTGCTCCTGGGCATACCGGAAGTACGTCCGTTGCACCTGCGCCACCCCATCGCCGAGCGTCGCTTCACACTTGCGTTGCTGTATCATCGGCTTTGCCAGTCCACTCTCGACCCGAGTTCTCGTGCGTCGATGCCAACGAACGGCGTGGGCACAAGCTACAGCATCTGGCCGAAAAGGCAAAATCCGCACTGACGTCGTGTTCAACACGCTCTGCCTCGaacgcttctgctgcttcgtCGGTAGCGTTTCCTtgcgtcgacgccaacgagGCACGTCAAGACCGGTTGCGCGCACAGCTTTCGTCGTCACCGCAACTGTCACAGCAAGAGTCGTCGACACAGAACGAGGTGGACGAATCGGGTCCCGAACCATCATACACCAAAGTGGTTTCGGGGTATCAAGTCTACCACCATGCACATACGTTCAAGTTGGATTACGGAGGAGAATTGCCCGAGTTTGATCTGGCGTACGAAACGTGGGGCGAGCTGAATGCGGACAGATCGAATGCGATCCTGCTGCATACCGGCCTGTCGGCTTCGAGTCATGCGGCGTCGACCAAGAGCAACCCGGCCAAAGGCTGGTGGGAGGAGTTTGTGGGTCCGAACAAGCCGTTGGATACCAATCGTTTTTTTGTCATCTGCACCAACGTGCTGGGTGGATGTTATGGCTCGACTGGACCTTCCAGTGTGCATCCTTTGGACGAGAGTGGTGCAGCGTATGCGACGCGCTTCCCGATCCTGAGCGTGTTCGATATGGTGCGTGCGCAGTTCCTGCTACTCGACCATCTGCAGATTGATCAACTCTATGCAAGCGTAGGCTCGTCGATGGGAGGCATGCAGTCGATCGCAGCCGCTCACCTCGAACGCGATAGGGTGGCGCGCCTGATCTCGATCAGTGGATGTGCACGATCTGCGCCGGCGTCGATCGCGCTCCGTTATGCGCAACGGAGCGTGCTGATGAGCGATCCGAACTGGAACCGCGGCTTCTACTACGGTGACGGCCACCTACCGCCGCACACAGGAATGAAATTGGCTCGACAGATAGCCACCTTCACCTATCGATCCGGACCCGAGTGGGAGCAGCGTTTCGGTCGAGCGCGTCGAGTGGCTGCCCAGGCTCAAcacgacgaagagatggcTCCAGCGCTGTGTCCTGACTTTCTCATCGAAACCTACCTGGACCACCAGGGTGAACAGTTCTGCCTCAAGTACGACGCCAATTCGCTCATCTACATCTCCAAGGCGATGGATCTGTTCGATATGTCGGACCACGCTCTTGCCGACCTGCAACGAAGGCGCACGCGCGCGCACGGCGAGCAATACTCGAACAacctcgccatcgacacCAATGCTTCGCCCGCACCAAGACCCAGAAAACGTCAACACATCAGcacgctcagctcgccCGCCGCGCACGCTTACGTCCCCGCACTCGCTAGAGGCTTGGCCAGACTCTCGCACATCCCCACCCTCGTCATTGGCGTCCAGAGCGACATCCTCTTCCCCGTAGAACAGCAGAGAGAGATCGCAGAGTGTTTGAGGCTCAACGGCAACGATTCCGTCAGGTATtacgagctcgacgctccACATGGCCACGATAGCTTTTTGATCGATGTGCCCAATGTCGGCGGTGCGATTAGAGGGTTTCTCGAGTGA
- a CDS encoding uncharacterized protein (related to oxidoreductase, aldo/keto reductase family) — MPIPTVRLASGLELPRLAFGTGTALYNSDAAKQVTMALDSGFRFIDGAEVYANEASMGAGIESFLASSGLKRNDIYVLTKVGKEGMKDLQSAIKVELQKLKVDQLDSYLLHLPPRGQDGLPSNVDAWKELEKIKQAGLTKSIGVSNWLASDIQQLLDAGLSVPDINQIEFHPYVYSHEEYTKLLALQKKHGIVTMTYSALAPFYKSALPEDGPLNKALTAIAAKNDKRTTANVLLRWALQRSEGIITTTTSKESRAKEYLDQLDSNNDAQLKLSEDELQEIDQAGKAHGVEKFYMAPYLKP, encoded by the exons ATGCCAATTCCCACTGTACGTCTCGCTTCCGGCCTCGAACTGCCCCGCCTTGCCTTCGGCACCGGTACCGCTCTGTACAACTCGGATGCCGCCAAGCAGGTGACAATGGCTCTCGATAGTGGCTTTCGCTTCATCGACGGAGCCGAGGTTTACGCCAATGAAGCATCTATGGGCGCAGGCATCGAGTCGTTCCTCGCATCGTCCGGTCTCAAGCGTAACGACATCTACGTACTCACCAAGGTGGGCAAGGAAGGCATGAAGGACCTGCAATCCGCCATCAAGGTGGAGCTTCAGAAGCTCAAGGTAGACCAACTTGATTCATACCTGCTCCATCTGCCTCCGCGTGGCCAGGATGGCCTCCCGAGCAATGTAGATGCCTGgaaggagctcgagaagaTCAAGCAGGCGGGATTGACCAAGAGCATCGGCGTGAGCAACTGGTTGGCCAGCGATattcagcagctgctcgatgcggGATTGAGCGTACCTGACATCAACCAGATCGAATTC CACCCATACGTGTACTCGCACGAAGAGTACACAAAGCTCCTCGCGCTCCAGAAGAAGCACGGCATTGTCACTATGACCTACTCGGCCTTGGCCCCCTTTTACAAATCCGCTCTTCCTGAAGATGGACCACTGAACAAGGCGCTGACCGCGATCGCTGCCAAGAACGACAAGCGCACCACTGCAAACGTCCTTCTTCGCTGGGCCTTGCAGCGATCTGAGGGAATCATCACAACCACCACAAGCAAAGAATCACGTGCTAAGGAGTACCTCGACCAACTAGACTCAAACAACGATGCCCAGTTGAAGCTCAGCGAGGACGAGTTGCAAGAGATTGACCAAGCCGGTAAAGCTCATGGAGTTGAGAAGTTCTACATGGCTCCTTATCTCAAGCCTTAG
- a CDS encoding uncharacterized protein (related to TAP42 - component of the Tor signaling pathway), with amino-acid sequence MSGQTLNNLIAAVFLRASDPPSASMPIQFDARAPETSTSASVASCTDPAETTLSLLARARQISDSIGVISANDELRDISTSSLRTLFLVSLESELHSAIRTGTDHSARKQRLSLSQQAAARFLNRTWALGVAPPNTKQLLGWTLANVPADELMSIGLESSFGTLGTPPHAREVKIAVFKLERALKSNLEHFRNAYQAKQKLGPEVKVPGDVVYDLLLYPRSSSDDDEDDEDEEESERSTSTIASVRQYLLAMLNVHMLRTAQCIASASQELELLRSMPALPRPTSRAAADTSESEQWRLDRSTSRLPTSGPLMTPQGKVLRPFTITSASREEVASNVFQPSYRLPTMSIDEYLEEEQRRGNIIQGGGQASYDAPTSTEQRKLTAENDGSKDAQQAEEEQRQIDLHWDQFTEHNKRGAGNTMNRG; translated from the coding sequence ATGTCGGGACAAACACTCAACAATCTCATAGCGGCTGTATTCCTTCGTGCATCCGATCCTCCATCTGCATCAATGCCCATACAATTCGACGCACGAGCACCCGAGACTTCCACATCTGCCTCTGTCGCTTCATGCACCGATCCAGCAGAGACGAcgctctcgcttctcgctcgagctcgacagaTTTCTGACTCGATCGGCGTCATTTCCGCCAACGACGAATTGCGCGACATTTCCACTTCTTCGCTTCGAACGCTGTTTCTGGTTTCGCTCGAATCTGAACTTCATTCTGCCATTCGAACCGGAACCGACCATTCTGCACGCAAGCAGAGGCTTAGCTTGAGTCAGCAAGCCGCTGCTCGATTTCTGAATCGAACTTGGGCACTCGGCGTAGCACCGCCCAACACTAAACAACTGTTGGGATGGACACTCGCCAATGTACCCGCGGACGAGCTGATGAGCATCGGGCTAGAATCGAGCTTCGGAACATTGGGCACACCACCGCATGCGAGAGAGGTTAAGATTGCCGTGTTCAAACTGGAGCGTGCACTCAAGAGCAACTTGGAACACTTCCGAAATGCGTATCAGGCAAAGCAGAAGCTTGGACCAGAAGTCAAGGTGCCAGGCGATGTGGTGTATGATTTGCTATTGTATCCTCGATCGAGTtcagatgatgacgaggatgacgaggacgaagaggagagTGAGCGTTCAACCTCTACAATCGCATCGGTACGACAGTATCTTCTGGCCATGCTGAACGTGCACATGCTTCGAACGGCACAGTGCATTGCTTCTGCGAGTCAGGAACTCGAGCTTCTGCGATCCATGCCCGCTCTACCTCGCCCGACCtcgcgcgctgctgccgacaCGTCCGAATCCGAGCAATGGCGTCTGGACCGCTCCACCTCTCGTCTGCCCACTAGCGGCCCACTGATGACCCCACAGGGAAAAGTGCTCCGACCGTTTACCATCACCTCGGCCTCACGTGAAGAGGTGGCATCCAACGTATTCCAGCCTTCCTACCGCCTCCCTACcatgtcgatcgacgagtACCTCGAAGAAGAACAACGCAGAGGCAACATCATCCAAGGCGGTGGTCAGGCTAGCTACGACGCTCCCACATCCACCGAACAGCGCAAGCTCACGGCCGAAAACGACGGTTCCAAAGACGCTCAGCAGGCCGAGGAAGAACAGAGACAAATCGACTTGCACTGGGACCAGTTCACAGAACACAACAAAAGGGGGGCCGGAAACACCATGAACCGTGGCTGA
- a CDS encoding uncharacterized protein (related to GAL10 - UDP-glucose 4-epimerase) gives MPSQKPRILIPGGAGYIGSHVALVTLLTRKYRVTVLDNYHNAFPTAVKRLEQIAIDELPEGASQQDKDDCKVDVFKGDLRSKQDIAKVFGSYSGDDKIWGVILCAALKAVGESSEIPIDYYDVNVGGLVNLLKVMHDNGCNRLVYSSSATVYGTPPKVPIPESTRLAPESVYGRTKWMSEIIIRDVCDAYPEFRAIGLRYFNPAGAHKSGKIGEDPRGKPGNLLPLLAQMAVGKYREGGLKVFGNDYPTPDGTCVRDYIHIEDLAGGHVNAVEALDRDEIFAEDKIETKGKYRAFNLGKGVGMSVLNMVDAMKKVSGYEFPYSIVERRTGDVPDLTADPSLAEKELGFKATKNLDDMAQDLWRWQSGNPQGYGEQ, from the exons ATGCCATCGCAAAAGCCCAGGATTCTTATCCCCGGTGGTGCCGGTTACATCGGATCGCACGTTGCGCTCGTCACCCTTCTCACTCGCAAGTACCGAGTCACTG TTCTCGACAACTACCACAATGCTTTCCCAACCGCCGTGAAGCGTCTCGAACAgatcgccatcgacgagcttccCGAAGGTGCTTCTCAGCAGGACAAGGATGACTGCAAGGTCGATGTCTTCAAAGGCGACCTCCGCAGTAAGCAAGACATTGCTAAAGTGTTCGGAAGCTATAGCGGCGATGACAAGATCTGGGGTGTCATTCTCTGCGCCGCCCTCAAAGCTGTCGGCGAATCTTCTGAAATCCCTATCGACTACTACGATGTCAATGTCGGTGGACTCGTCAACCTGCTTAAAGTGATGCACGACAACGGTTGCAACCGCCTCGTCTACTCCTCCTCGGCGACCGTCTACGGCACCCCTCCCAAGGTGCCCATCCCCGAATCCACGCGTCTGGCCCCCGAGTCTGTTTACGGCCGTACAAAATGGATGAGCGAGATCATCATCCGCGACGTTTGCGATGCCTACCCAGAGTTCCGTGCGATTGGCTTGCGATACTTTAACCCTGCCGGTGCACACAAGTCCGGAAAGATCGGCGAAGACCCCCGAGGCAAGCCTGGCAACCTCCTGCCCCTACTCGCACAAATGGCTGTGGGCAAGTACCGCGAAGGCGGTCTCAAGGTGTTCGGTAACGACTACCCCACTCCGGACGGCACCTGCGTTCGCGACTACATTCACATCGAAGACCTTGCCGGTGGCCACGTCAATGCCGTCGAGGCGCTTGACCGCGACGAGATCTTTGCCGAGGACAAGATAGAGACTAAGGGCAAGTACCGCGCTTTCAACTTGGGCAAAGGTGTAGGCATGTCTGTGCTCAACATGGTTGATGCTATGAAGAAGGTTTCTGGCTACGAGTTCCCCTACTCGATCGTCGAAAGGCGAACGGGTGACGTGCCCGATCTGACCGCCGACCCGTCGCTAGCTGAAAAGGAGCTGGGCTTCAAGGCAACCAAGAACCTCGATGATATGGCGCAAGATCTGTGGCGATGGCAGAGCGGAAACCCTCAGGGCTATGGCGAGCAGTAG